In one Bactrocera tryoni isolate S06 chromosome 5, CSIRO_BtryS06_freeze2, whole genome shotgun sequence genomic region, the following are encoded:
- the LOC120776475 gene encoding gram-negative bacteria-binding protein 1 isoform X1, which translates to MRLCLWCISFVFLCCYGIQNGFAYKIPPVQLELKEEGFLVSIPHEAGIENVAFNVNRNRPFKAFEQGEFSGRVSTETNNRWIFEIKRRLREDDTIYIWTDVQFNKNRFRSMSSPIMVSEVPSGVIAINEIVNDKKPTVITTETPPAIDPRNDNCEPTLTIIRNRNACRGELIFEENFNGNELNATRWRYEVRMPLDIADAEFVLYDTNAEITNGMLKIEPRIWGNDNPDADIRRGNLNLGVRCTAYQNSDIECRRQAFGRVVLPPILTARINTKHAFSFKYGRVEVRAKLPQGDWLFPLLLLEPLANLYGQQAYASGQMRIAFIRSNLNLQTSGGIEMGGRVLYGGVVLRPEASYRNTFMVNTSRDAHFGATFHIYSLTWDDQRLSFEVDGQKYGSIDGGFAQHEMGHNYAWTNGNHMAPFDQEFFITLGVAAGGHGDFSDDSLSKPWANTSPKAALNFWRDRGNWKSTWTNPSLIVDYVRVYAI; encoded by the exons ATGAGGCGGGCATCGAAAATGTGGCATTCAATGTAAATCGTAATCGGCCATTCAAAGCTTTCGAGCAAGGCGAGTTTTCCGGTCGCGTTAGTACGGAAACCAATAATCGATGGATCTTTGAGATCAAACGTCGTCTACGCGAAGACGATACCATTTATATATGGACTGACGTACAATTTAATAAGAACCGTTTTCGTAGTATGTCCTCGCCGATCATGGTAAGTGAGGTGCCGTCAGGGGTCATAGCTATAAACGAAATAGTTAATGATAAAAAACCGACAGTGATAACAACCGAAACTCCACCGGCCATAGATCCACGAAATGACAATTGTGAGCCAACATTGACGATAATACGTAATCGTAACGCATGTCGTGGTGAACTTATATTTGAGGAAAATTTTAACGGCAACGAATTAAATGCAACACGCTGGCGTTACGAAGTGCGTATGCCGCTCGATATTGCCGATGCAGAATTCGTTTTATACGATACGAATGCAGAAATTACAAATGGCATGCTAAAGATAGAACCGCGCATTTGGGGTAATGATAACCCGGATGCTGACATACGTAggggaaatttaaatttaggtgtAAG ATGTACCGCCTATCAGAATTCTGATATCGAATGTAGGCGCCAAGCCTTCGGACGTGTTGTGCTACCACCCATACTCACCGCCCGTATCAACACCAAACACGCATTCAGCTTCAAATACGGACGCGTCGAAGTGCGAGCCAAACTGCCACAAGGCGACTGGCTATTCCCGC TTCTGCTGTTGGAACCGCTCGCCAATTTGTATGGCCAACAAGCATATGCCTCAGGTCAAATGCGTATAGCATTCATACGCAGCAATCTGAATCTACAAACTAGTGGTGGCATTGAAATGGGCGGTCGTGTACTCTATGGCGGCGTCGTACTACGCCCCGAAGCGAGTTATCGCAATACATTCATGGTGAATACTAGCCGTGATGCCCATTTTGGTGCAACATTTCATATTTACTCGCTAACATGGGACGATCAACGTTTAAGCTTTGAAGTGGATGGACAAAAATATGGCAGTATAGATGGCGGATTCGCGCAACACGAAATGGGTCATAATTATGCATGGACAAATGGAAATCATATGGCACCATTCGACCAAGAG TTCTTCATTACACTTGGTGTCGCTGCTGGTGGACATGGTGATTTTTCGGATGATAGCTTATCAAAGCCCTGGGCAAATACGTCGCCCAAAGCAGCACTGAATTTTTGGCGCGATCGAGGCAATTGGAAATCAACTTGGACCAACCCATCACTGATTGTTGATTATGTCCGTGTCTAtgcaatataa